The sequence GTCCCTCGTTTACCTGCTAGTGACTAGTATTTTCAGGGTTTGTACTCTTCAGCCAATTTACACGGATATTCCGGACTCCGTCGTCCAAATTTAGTTTACTTTGCGCATCGgcccacattcattcatttccttttaaACAGCTTGTACTCACCACTGTTGTCTTCCCTCTCGGAATGCCGTCAACCCGTGGATCCCAGCTGGTGACTAGGAGGCCGGTCCTGGAAAGGATCTGTTAGGCTGCTCCTAGGCTAGCCTGCCGTGGCCACGGTCTTTCCGGTGTCCTCGTCACCCGCTGGAATCCTTAGGTGTATTGGCATCCGGCTCGAAGGACcaatttaatgtcaggttcaggcaacctaaaacattcaaacacactcaaaaaggagaagacaacagttagactCGCGAGGGGAAACGAACAGAGATGTGCCCAGTTACAGATGTCTATCCGCTCCCaggatttctctgccgaaccctctttttatttagggcagtccctgtttacatttatttttctaagggatggggggcagaaagacaacagtaaaacaacatctggcatgaagcaataaaaaagtgacacagtcattctaatctgttttagggcatcctctcctttgaagataacaaccagtgtcactcttattgtcattcagaggtcgcatcctgctcagatggctcccaccaacactctggtggtccccctgctggtCTCGTCTGCctagaaaagaacttaaaacatagtaatacacttcatacagatataaacattaacacggccatgctacaaagaataaaggaatataaaaagagtaaatatgagataaattatatacattattctaacacatataaaggtgttagaatggccaaagtccagacctcaatccaatggAGCATCTGAGGAAAGATCTGAACACTGCTGTGCACAAATGACATCTATCAAACCTTAAGGAACTGGAGCTGTTTGGTACGGAAGAGTGGGCAAAGATTTCTGTCTAAAGATGTGTAGAACTTATAGAAACACACCCAAAAAGACTTGTGGCTGTGATCGCAGCAGAAGGACAAAGTAtaactcaaagggggccaatgcttctgcacgtcctacttttcagttttttatttgtaacacaatataaaatgttgaataaatttggttcaaCTTCAttattgtgtctcacatgttgttgattcttgaaaaatattttcagttttttatcattgagtttgaagcctgaaatgtggcaaaatgtcagaaagttcttggggggccaatactttcgcaaggcactgtgaTTCAAGCACCGGGGAACCAAAGTAAACCAATGTAAGAAAGTATGATTGCCCTCTGTAACCTTCATCAGTTTGTTCCTGTGCCAGAGAATGCATGGAGTTGCatctagagaaaaaaaatatcattaataattaattgtCTCATGAAACACGTCATTTATATGCCTGACGTACCCCATTACCCCAATTCCCAAATGCCCCTCCGTGTCCTCTGTGAGAAGTGGTAGGTTGTGATGTTGGGGCAACACATAATGAAAACAGATCATGGTTTGCATTATAATATACCAAGGCTACTGCCAGTGCGGAAGCTGTCATATCTTCCATGATATAGTAAATTTATCCATGTATGATCATACAGTTACAACTTCATGTTTAAAATATCTGCGCCTGTGTTCTttatattaaacaaaaaaaagtgtttacatCCAATGTTCAACTAATCGATCACATTGTATACACTATCTATATCAAGTAACATTGTGTGTGGTAGTTCTTTATTTGTCAACAATATTGCAGTGATGTTTTTCTCTTACGTCATGAATAAGTAGTGGGGATCAATATTATTGCAATTGATGGGCTATTTGATAACTGAGACTCAAGTCTGATCACTCACGCATTTCTAATCAATTATAGACAAAATGATGTGCATATACTCTGCCTCATACTAGTTATATAAATCCTGGAATCGTCACTTCAGTAGAGTAGAATGAAGTGTAGAATGTGTCCGCTGCATCAAATCAGGCCCCTTCTAGACCACAAATGGATCTGAGAGGTCTTGAGATGATAAATTAAAGAGACAAATAATTTAAGTGTTACAAAAtctctgattttttaaaaatgtcttttatcaTACTGTCTTTGAGTGTCAAATACTTAAATTACACAACCTCAGATGATAAAAtcactcaaaaacatgaaatattttagtGGCCACTGGTGACGAATCACAAACCAAAAATGATTTCAACAATTCATTTATTATATTACGCttcttaaaaaaatgtaatcacacAAATATAGTggcatcaaaataaataatgaggtAAAAGTACATGAAGCCAAGATCACACTGCTGTCTCAGTACTAGTGTAGCACAGAATCCAACACACCATCTGTATGAATACGTGGTGAACCAGAAAGTTAATGTGGTCGTACTTGCCTCTCTCAAAGCAGGGCTCTCTCCTCCTCATGTCTGCCTCCCAATGTCCTAATTATCTGAAGGACTTATTCCCAACAAAATTAGTTTTGCTGATGCAGGTTTATCCACTTAATGTCTTAGTTGGTCAGATATCAGGTCAAGGATCTTCGAGGAATCGCTTCACGTCGGTAACAGTTTCTGAGTCACTGCCCACCCATCTCATGAATAATGGATGATTGGTACACATCACCCACTCATCACCCACTTCACCGCTCTGACTGGCCTCTCTAATGCCAACCGTACACaaataatatgaaataaatgtttgttttttctttacaccAACAGAAATGGAAGTGGTCGAGCTTTCTTATCTTCTTCAGGATTTCCTCTCCCATAAGTGAATAATGTCTTGTGTAAAATCTATTTGATTAGACCAACTGAGCCAAAGTACCCCACACAACTGGCATCGTTGTTGGTGCTGAAGACTTTAAAATGTGGCCTTCATTGTTGACTGGAGTGAGCGATGGAACAGAGGATGAAATTTGGTTTCTTGCCTATTAATTTTTATAAAAACCGGCAAatctgtggtcatgtgaccaataGTGCTGCAACAGATGGAAAAGTTCCAAACTCAACAATTTAATTTCCAACCTTCTATCCTATAACACGCTGTGCCGTCCGGGTGTATCTCttccatttgtttcagatgtttcaTCTCAACAATTAGAACACATCCAGTTTTTCAGAAAACCCAATTTTTCACAGAGCTTTCCACGTTAATATCCTTACAGGATGAAAAAGGTCAATGGAATTCATGGTTTTCAGTGAACTGTACCAAAggagacagacggacggacggacggacggacggacagacagacacaggaaATACAAAGACAAGCTGCATGTGTGAACACAGGTACCATCTCACGGTCATTAAGTCTTGACCCGTGCCGGCTGTCAGATACCCACATGGTCAGAGTGAGGTTAGTCATTGatataaaatattacttttcTGTTCAAATTTGTTGCTGATTACTcaagattttatgtttttttttcatatttagaaATATGATCTGATGGATTGGACTCTCATATCTCTGAATCTGATGCTTTGCATCCCCTGGCCTCTCCACCCACAACAGACACACGACTTGCTTCTGACACACGTGACAAAAGCAGACGCTTCTCGGCTGTCAGACTTGGTCTCCTCCCCACCAGTGGAGCAAAGTGGGCCTGATAGTGAGCGGTGATCAGTGCCACCAACCCGACTGCACCCTGAAGAGGCAGACAGAACCAGGTCCAGGGCTCAGATGGCGTGTGGGAGGAGGCTTTCAGCTGCACAACCTACCTGCTCAAACCCGCTTCTCTGCCCTTTGACATCACCACTCAGGGATTGGGGTCCAGAGGATGGAGCAACACTGTTGTTGTGGAGCATTAAGTCATCACCGATTCATGATGGACAATTATACAAGCTGATGTTTTCACTTGAAGGTGACACAAGAAAGATTCAGACCAATTAATTAGAGAGGAAAATGAAAGCCTTCACCAACCTTCATAACAAGTCAACAAAGAGCTGCCGAGGCATTTTACTTAAGCGGCTAATGTTGACCCCATGGTGGTGCTAGAAGAGAAGTTAGCATGAAAAGGGttcaacatcacacacactgaatttcTCGACCAAGGGGAACGCCACCGAAAAACAGACTTCGTCCCAGATGTCTCACACAACCTTGTTGAGCGGGATCTGACCAATCCCACTGCTCTATATAGAGTATGACATCATTAAAACCTAGAATTGGATGGGTATcgtgaaaggaggaggaggaggaggaaaaggaggaggaggaggaggaagagaagactCTAAAGGAGTGTCTTCATGTTGGAAGATTGCGACGGTGAGCGTCTCAGCGGTCACACCTTTGACAGGTGTGTAGTTGCTTCCCCTTGATGCAGTGGAGGTGGATTCTTCTCTCATTTCACATCATATTAGTCTTATCTATCACTTTGTCATCTTAAAGCAAATGACAAGAAAGATAACAGAACCCCGACGGGACGGTTGGGTCGCACCGAACAGCAGACAGGGCCTGAAAGCCTGTTAAAACAATTCCATTGTGGAATCCACAAATCAATGTGACATCATCTCCACCATGATGGGAGAGTGGAGTTAAACAGCAATGACCAGTCATGAACTCATTAGTCGATTAGGTTCAGCTTTCATTCAGCTCCCATCAAGCAATAATGAACAACAGGCTGCTTGAAAGACCAAATACTTTCAGTTGTTCTGTGTTGAGGCAGAACCACGAACACACAACCCTTAATATTCTATATTAATCATTTAATCCAAATATAAACTACAAAACAAGAAGGACTATCATGGTAAAATCAACATTTCCACACATGGTGGAAGAAAATTTAAATAGAGTGCCTGGCAGGGTCTCAATCAACAAATCACCAAACACCTTGAGTCAGACAGGGATGCTGGTTACCCCCACAATACAGCAGTCCTGACAGGGTGTATTATTCAGGATTTAAAAGCCACATCCATAGACAGTGACTCACTTGTAGTGAGTGAgtcacacaccctaaccctaaaacggGGCTCCCTTGTTTGACACAGTGGGGTGTGGAAGCATTTACGCTTCACACAATGGAGGTAGCAACCATTGGATGTGACTCAGGTGCGCATCTCCATCAGGAACCGACTCATTCCCATCTCTGCTTCAGCACCCAGGCCCTCTCACTCATCCAGTCCCTGGTCCTGCTGAGTGCGGAGCGTTCTGCTCCGAGCACCAAGCACAACCTCGCCAGTTTGGGCCGATTTCTCTCCAGGTATCTCCGGGTGTCCCCCTGCAGCAGGTCCAGGGCCTTCGGCCGGCTCTCATCCAGGGACACCAAAGCGCTCAGCATGGGGTTGAAACGGAAGTAGACATCCGGAGCCAGTAGATCGTCCAGAAGGGTGTGGACCCCTTCGGTATCGGTAGCGCTGCTGATCAGGTTACTGATTTTGGCCCTCAGGCTAGTGGAGGTGACGGGGCCGCGCTTAGCATTGTCATAGCGACCAGTGCCAAGAGACAGAACGCACTGGAAGGGCTGGTTGGGCCACAATAGACGGCTCTCGTGAACAGCCAGGGCGCAGGGATTGTTCAGGATAATTCCTCCGTCCTACGAGAGGACGGAGGAAGAAGAAATCTTAAAAGTGTGGAAGTCGTGTGAAAGATGCAAACTCTCCTGACtgactttttacattttaatagcaTATCAATCCTTATTTACCCTATATGACTCATTTGCAGGTCATGAGTAAGATAATTTTGACTCCACTGACAACAGAAGCAACTCAGTCGTACCTGGTGAACGTCACTTTGTAAGGGGAACTCCTGGAAGTATCCAGGGGCAGCTGAAGATGCTCTCACTGCCTGCCACATCTGGAAGCTCGACCCTCCTGCGTAGCGGCTCAGAGAGCCCGGTTTGTGGTTGTAGTTCCGGAAGACAAAGGCCTTCGGACCGGTACCCCAGTTTACCACCGCGCTGACTGCTGAAACCTGAGCAGCAACAAAAATCTATTTAATGCttccagaaacacaacagtgttTTTTCTGGGTTTGAACTTCAGGGAGCCATAAATCAACTCACCTTAGGACTCGACGCATCCCCGGCTGTTTTAATAAGTAATTTATGTCCCAGCTTTTCCCTCAATGAGACAAAAGCAGGAAACTATAAGATAGTTCTGATAAAGCAGATGTACTTATCTTGTATTCGTTTGTGCATACTGTAGTATTGTCTCCCAGGTCTCAGTGTTATAGTAGGAGTGACTCCAGCCCATCTTCATGGTGCCGACCAGCGGGTTCTGCTGAAACACTTCAGAGCCAAAGCGTCGATACATGTCAGCACACTCCTCCAGAGAAAAGTGGACCAAGCCCAGCATGAAAGCCAGAACAGCCCCTTTAGAGAACATGAGACAGACGCCACAAAGGAGATTAAACCTgagattattttgtcatttttggtgACTTTCAGTTCTTGTGTCCAGCACCTGTGCTCACGCCGCAGATGTAGTCGAACAGCTGGTGGATTTTCTTTCCTGTCTCGGCTTCCAGCAGCTTTAACACCTGCAAAGGGACCACGCCTCTGGAAAGAAGAATTAACAGTTAGCAtgacatcaaatcaaatcatcaaATC is a genomic window of Antennarius striatus isolate MH-2024 chromosome 2, ASM4005453v1, whole genome shotgun sequence containing:
- the LOC137614178 gene encoding calcium-independent phospholipase A2-gamma-like isoform X3, producing the protein MPSTRRKRRRRQVQRTEIIKSESGPEQTEVESDYSASYTHFGRHINKYFGVKVPDGVDQDQRNSQQKPKHCLLPQATSKNQDAMLQQKGEKAPVPEYGGLFHSSTNTTGFGENYFQTSRHINQYFKGQSGLDANTDELDTDPGFVTSEKTVSFMNCLRHPTSIIPGFLGAYLKPSPSTLTGERKTSATTHQKLVLSRRPAEEVTQRLIGSLAQASSPEALTACVEALNKHLISYPSCKALMWQEKTTVTLLRKRRAHREQQALQSALRETLALIGYIDPVRGRGIRVLSIDGGGTRGVVPLQVLKLLEAETGKKIHQLFDYICGVSTGAVLAFMLGLVHFSLEECADMYRRFGSEVFQQNPLVGTMKMGWSHSYYNTETWETILQEKLGHKLLIKTAGDASSPKVSAVSAVVNWGTGPKAFVFRNYNHKPGSLSRYAGGSSFQMWQAVRASSAAPGYFQEFPLQSDVHQDGGIILNNPCALAVHESRLLWPNQPFQCVLSLGTGRYDNAKRGPVTSTSLRAKISNLISSATDTEGVHTLLDDLLAPDVYFRFNPMLSALVSLDESRPKALDLLQGDTRRYLERNRPKLARLCLVLGAERSALSRTRDWMSERAWVLKQRWE